The genomic DNA TTTCCTTCTTTCGCCGCAGAGCGAGGTAGCTGCGGATCCATTCGATCGCACTCGAACCGACCGGAACACGCCGCGTTTTCGAGCCTTTTCCGGTAGTAGTGAGAATACCACCGTCGAGATCGATGTCATTTATCCGTAAATTTGCCGCCTCCGAAACGCGCAGTCCGGAAGCGTACATCAGTTCCAAAATCGCACGATCGCGGAGCCCGATCTCTGTCGAAGTGTCGGGCACGGCAAGCAGCGTTTCGATCTCACTACAATTCAAGAATCTCGGCAGATAAACGCCTTTTTGCGGTGCGACGAGGTCCTCGGCGGGATTGTGTTTGATATGGCCATCGAACATGAGGAACTTGTAAAACCCACGAACCGCACTTATCAGACGGCGTTTTGAGTTCTCAGACAATTTCTCCGCTGACAGATCGATCAGCCACTCACGCAGGTCGGTCCGTTTTATATCCAATAGGCCGCAGCCATTTTTCTTTGCCCAATCGCCCAAACGCGAAAGGTCGTGTGCATAACTCTCGATCGAGTTCGCCGAAAGCCCTTTCTCGACGCGGCAGTACGACAAATACTCGCGAATCAGGTCACGTTTTGGGCGTAGATCTTCGGTCATTAGCAATTTGTGTTCGGAATAGAATAAGATGCGTACCAGATAGATCGGGTGGCGCGTCTTAAGACTACGCAAATCAATGACCCAAATGCAAGAAAAATATGATCATTGCCGCGGATATGCGAATCGTGTTCCGATGCACTCACCAAAATGCATCAACGCGCCCTCTCTGAGCAAAAGGGCTGAATATGCATTGCGGCGGGCAATGCTCCAACTTCGCAGATCGGCCTTTTCATTTAGGCTGCAATAGCGTTGGCCAATATTTATGAGAACATATTTCTTGTCCTCAGAGTTGAGTTCATCAAACGAATCGATAAGCACCGGCAGAGCATCATTGCTGAGCCTTGAATTGTAGGTCGCGTCGAATTCGCGTCCCTGCTGCATTAGAGCGATGTTCGTTTTTACGATAAACGCATCCGGGTTTAGAATATGCGTCGCCCCGAGGATCAGGAAAGCCGACCAAAGTGCTCCCCAGGCGAAATGCTGACGGGCGCCGCGAAGAACCGTGATCGAGAACCAGACAAAAACCAAAGCAAGCCACAACATAAAGATCATCGGATAGAGCCTTATAGTTGTTAAGCCGTAACCGAGGTTGCCGGTCAGCAGCACGAGCCGCTGGCCCGCGGACGCCATGATTACAAACAAAAGGCCGATCTGAATACCGGCGAATACACGGAAAAGCGTCGTCGCCAGCGGGCTGTCTTTTCTGATCAGCCAGTGCGAAGCGAGCAATATCGGCAGCACGAGAGCTGAAACGGCTACGAGTTCGCCAAATCCGCGGCGTGCGTAGTCGGCGAGTTTGAAATCAGGCGTATTTTGGACGAGGTCCATTCCGCCGAAAAGGTACGGTACCTGGACGATGACGAAGCTGAGGAATAGCAGATTTGTAAGTCCTAGAATGACACCGATCTCGACCGAGCCGAGGGTGAATGCCGTCGGCATGACCGTATTGTCGAATTTTTGCCAGTCCCATTTCTCTTTGGGCTCGTTCTCGTTTTTCGGCCCTTCAGCCGAAGCGTCGGAAGAAGACACACTCCCTGCGGCCCGCGTTTCCGCCTTTGGATTTGGTGGATCGGACAGGTTGATGTGTTCGAGGATCGAGAGATTATTTGGCAGAACCGGAGAACTTTCGGCCGCATCGGTTCGGAGATCTTCGACCTTTGATCGAATTGGACCAGCGACGGACACCCGCCCTTCTGCCTCCGTAGGCGTGACTCGAAGTGGTATCGCAACCGCCCAGTCGATCATCACGCCGCGGAGATAACCTGCCGAGAACCATGCGAAGATTGACGTGAGCAGCAGATGCGTGAATAGCACTGCCGGTTCGATATTAAAAACCCGCTGTACCCAGCTCTCATAAAC from Acidobacteriota bacterium includes the following:
- the xerD gene encoding site-specific tyrosine recombinase XerD gives rise to the protein MTEDLRPKRDLIREYLSYCRVEKGLSANSIESYAHDLSRLGDWAKKNGCGLLDIKRTDLREWLIDLSAEKLSENSKRRLISAVRGFYKFLMFDGHIKHNPAEDLVAPQKGVYLPRFLNCSEIETLLAVPDTSTEIGLRDRAILELMYASGLRVSEAANLRINDIDLDGGILTTTGKGSKTRRVPVGSSAIEWIRSYLALRRKKENIEIDNMFVNAAGSPIDRQAIYNSVTQYAEKCGLTGVSPHTLRHSFATHLIQNNADIRSVQQMLGHTDISTTQIYTHITSAHLKKNYERFHPRSRAK
- a CDS encoding DUF4173 domain-containing protein; translation: MNARTKAGLQILQVAVVIGILGNLLLRVAPWGLNVLLFNAAFAAGMIGLLRRHKPEYLTAQTYALFGAQVFFSAMFVLRDSVELRVADSVAIIAILSVLFVPKMRTTTRLAGVFQYAVAFLWSIFSAFFAPFALVFNDIEWVSIERTGWSKHAFSVFRGLAIATPILLIFGALFVAADAVYESWVQRVFNIEPAVLFTHLLLTSIFAWFSAGYLRGVMIDWAVAIPLRVTPTEAEGRVSVAGPIRSKVEDLRTDAAESSPVLPNNLSILEHINLSDPPNPKAETRAAGSVSSSDASAEGPKNENEPKEKWDWQKFDNTVMPTAFTLGSVEIGVILGLTNLLFLSFVIVQVPYLFGGMDLVQNTPDFKLADYARRGFGELVAVSALVLPILLASHWLIRKDSPLATTLFRVFAGIQIGLLFVIMASAGQRLVLLTGNLGYGLTTIRLYPMIFMLWLALVFVWFSITVLRGARQHFAWGALWSAFLILGATHILNPDAFIVKTNIALMQQGREFDATYNSRLSNDALPVLIDSFDELNSEDKKYVLINIGQRYCSLNEKADLRSWSIARRNAYSALLLREGALMHFGECIGTRFAYPRQ